Genomic DNA from Nonomuraea rubra:
CGGGCTCGCGGGGCTGTGGTTCTTCCTCGGCCCGGCCCTGGCGCCCGTGCTCGCCGCGCTGTGCGCGTTCACGGCCGTGCGCCTGCCCCGCCACCGGCTGCGCAGGCTGGTCTCGGGACGCCGCTTCCGGCGCGGAGCGGCCGTCGTGCTGGGCGTGGCCCTGCTGGGGCTCGCCCCGGCGGCCGACCTGGCGTCGGGCCCCATCAGGCCCTTGGTGTGCGAGCCTGCCTACCCCTACGCCAAGACCGTGCCGACGGGCGAGAACGCCTTCCTGTGCGGCGCCCGCCAGGGCGCGCAATACCCCACACTCCCCGATCACCGGCTGCTCGCCTTCGGCCGCGAGCAGTGCGCCCGCTACCCGGGCACGACGGTGCACGCCGCGTTCCTGGCCCCCATCTGCCCGCCGGCCGCGGCCGACTGGCAGCGCGAGATCGACGCCGAGGAGGCCGAGTACGCCCGCGAGGAGGCCGAGAGCCAGGCCGAGTGCGACCGGTTCCGTCACAAGCCGCTGATCAAGCCGGTCCGGGTCGCCAGGATCCTCGAGTTCAGCGAGATCGGGCTGGAGGCGTACGAGGACCACGAGGACAGCGAGGACGACCCGGTCATGCACCATGACCTGGTGGGCAGCGCGACCGGAGTCCTGCGGATCGATCTCGCCGCCGACTACGAGCAGTGCGTCACCACCGAGACCTACCGGCGCCGCCCGCCCGTGGAGGTCAAGGGCTGGGACAAGGTGATCGAGGTCGGCTACCTCAGCCCCACGGGGGACTTCACGCTACGGGACCCGTTCGACTCGCCGGAGCTGCCCAACCTGGCGGTCGCGGGCAGGGGACACTACCGCGTGCGGGTGCACTACCGCGAGCCGGACTGGGAGGCGTGGACCCCGCAGCACCTGCTCGTCATGGTCTATCCGGGGCGCGGCGACGAGGTGATCGACCTCAAACGGACGCGACGGCCAGCAGGTGGCCGCTGACGCCCAGCAGCGACGGCTCGCACTCCAGGCGGCGGGCGGCGTCGAGCAGCAGCTCGCGCCGCCCGTCGTCGTCCAGCCAGTCGTTCACGTCGCCGTACAGCCAGAAGGCGCCCTCCAGGCCGTACCGGCGCGGCTCGGGCAGCCCCGCCTCGGTGAACTCCGTGAGGATCTCGTCGAGGCCGTGGGCGTACCCGCGGAAGCCGCCCTCCTTGGAGGAGATGAGCAGGCCCGTCTCCAGGGCCTCGTACTCGATGGCCGGCCGCCCCTCCTGGAGGAGGTAGCCGTGGTAGACGCTGTCGTGCAGGGCCGCGTACCGGGTGATGACGGCGGCGGCGACCAGCCCGCCGGGACGGGCGGCGCGGCGGGCCTCCGACAGCGCCCGCAGGCGGTCGGCGCGCTCGGGCAGGTGGTAGAGCGGGCCGAGCAGCAGCACCGCGTCGGCCTGCCCGCCGGGCACCGGCAGCGCCCTGGCGTCACCCAGGCGGGCGCGCACCCCCGGTAGCTTCGCGGCCTCCTCGACGTGCAGCGGCACCGGATCGACGAGCTCGACGTCGTAACCCTCGGCGGCCAGCCACTCGGCGTGCACGCCCGTGCCGCCGCCCACGTCGAGCACCCCCGCGGGCGCCGGCGGCAGTAAGCGGCGCAGCACGTCGCGGGTGCGCCAGTACTCCAGGCGGCCCCGGCCCTGCCGCAGGCGCGTCAGCTCGCCCCCGCGCTCGTAGTAACCCATGACGGCGGGATCCATGATCATGCCATCCGATCCTAGGATCGCCGCCGATCCGTACGCGAAGCAATATTGCGCGGCATCTTCCGCTAGCAGATCGTGTGCTGGCAGTCGCATGGCGCCGTCGTTACCATGACCTCGGGACTGATTGATCGTCGGACGGCGGGGCGAGCGATGGCACGGTTCATGGCGGCGTTGAAGAGGTCCGCCCCATGGGCGGCACGCAACGCGGACGGCGCCATCGCCCTGGGCCTGGCGATCGTGGTGGGCGTGCTCGGCATCATGCCCGACGAGATCTTCGGCCCGCAGGGCGACGAGATCCAGGGCCAGCTCGTGACCGCCGCGACCCTGGTGATCCTCGCGCTGGTGGCCACCGCGCTGCTGCGCGACCGCGCCCGGCAGGCCCCCGTCGAGAAGACGATCACCTCGGGGGCCCTGGCCGAGCTGCCCGTACGCCTGGCCCGCCTGGAGGAGATCGAGACCCTGGCCCACAGCACCCGCAGGGCACTCGACTCCCTGCAGCTCGTCAGGGTGCTGGGCAGCAGGCAGGAGATCGCGCACTCCCATGCCGAGGCCCGCAAGGACACCACCCGGTGGAGCTTCAAGGGCGGTACGGGCACCTACCTGCGGGCGGTCACCCTGCCCGAGTGCGTCGCCGCCGCGCGCAGGGACAAGCGGCACCTCAGGGTCAGCGTCGAGATCATCGACCCGGGCGACGTGGAGGTGTGCGAGACCTACGCCCACTACCGCCGCTCGCTGTCCGACGCCCCCGACGGCACCGGCGAGACGTGGACGACCGACCGGGCCAGGAAGGAGTCGTACGCGACCATCCTGGCCGCCTTCTGGCACCGCCAGCGCTACGGGCTGCTCGACATCGAGGTGGGCCTGTCCTCGACGATGACCACGTTCCGCTGGGACCTGTCCTCGACCCGGCTGATCATGACGGTCGAGGACCCGAACATGGCGATGACCGCGCTGGCCGACACGTTCTACTACGAGAACTGCGACACCGAGCTGCGGCTGAGCCTGGAGCAGGCGCGCCGGGTGCCGCTGGAGATGTACAAGAAGGTGCCGCTCGGCGACGAGCCCACCATCGAGGAGGTGCAGGAGCTGTTCGAGCGGATCGGGGTGCCCCTGCCCAAGTCGTACAACGGCCGCGACGTCGTCGACATCGCCCGCAAGGCCCTGCGCGCCGTGGACCCGTACTCATGAGCCTGCGCGGCGTGCACGAGGTGCTGCTCGCGGGGGAGGCCAGGGCGTGGGCGCTGGCGGAGCTGTCGCGGCCGGACCTGACGGCCGTACGCCACCCGCTCGGGTTCGTCTGCCTGCCGCTGGAGCGCGAGGGCGGCGAGGGGGTATGCCTGCATCTGTGGACCGACTCGCTCGCGCACGCCGAGAGCACCACCTCGCAGATCCACTGCCACAGCTGGGACCTGGTCAGCCACGTGCTCTACGGCCAGGTGCGCAACGTGCACGCCGTGGTCGACGACGCCTGCGACCATGCCACGCACCGCGTG
This window encodes:
- a CDS encoding class I SAM-dependent methyltransferase, producing MIMDPAVMGYYERGGELTRLRQGRGRLEYWRTRDVLRRLLPPAPAGVLDVGGGTGVHAEWLAAEGYDVELVDPVPLHVEEAAKLPGVRARLGDARALPVPGGQADAVLLLGPLYHLPERADRLRALSEARRAARPGGLVAAAVITRYAALHDSVYHGYLLQEGRPAIEYEALETGLLISSKEGGFRGYAHGLDEILTEFTEAGLPEPRRYGLEGAFWLYGDVNDWLDDDGRRELLLDAARRLECEPSLLGVSGHLLAVASV